A window of the Hordeum vulgare subsp. vulgare chromosome 5H, MorexV3_pseudomolecules_assembly, whole genome shotgun sequence genome harbors these coding sequences:
- the LOC123395171 gene encoding ribulose bisphosphate carboxylase small subunit, chloroplastic, which yields MAPTVMASSATSVAPFQGLKSTAGLPVSRRSNGASLGSVSNGGRIRCMQVWPIEGIKKFETLSYLPPLSTEALLKQVDYLIRSKWVPCLEFSKVGFIFREHNASPGYYDGRYWTMWKLPMFGCTDATQVLNEVEEVKKEYPDAYVRIIGFDNMRQVQCVSFIAFKPPGCEESGKA from the exons ATGGCCCCCACCGTGATGGCCTCATCGGCCACCTCCGTCGCTCCTTTCCAGGGGCTCAAGTCCACCGCCGGCCTTCCCGTCAGCCGCCGCTCCAACGGCGCTAGCCTCGGCAGCGTCAGCAACGGTGGAAGGATCAGGTGCATGCAG GTGTGGCCCATCGAGGGCATCAAGAAGTTCGAGACCCTGTCTTACTTGCCACCACTCAGCACGGAGGCCCTCCTTAAGCAGGTCGACTACCTGATCCGCTCCAAGTGGGTGCCTTGCCTCGAGTTCAGCAAGGTTGGGTTCATCTTCCGTGAGCACAACGCATCTCCTGGGTACTACGATGGCCGGTACTGGACAATGTGGAAGCTGCCTATGTTCGGATGCACCGACGCCACACAGGTGCTcaacgaggtggaggaggtcaagaAGGAGTACCCTGACGCGTATGTCCGCATCATCGGATTCGACAACATGCGTCAGGTGCAGTGCGTCAGCTTCATCGCCTTCAAGCCACCAGGCTGCGAGGAGTCCGGCAAGGCATAA